Genomic DNA from Acuticoccus sp. MNP-M23:
GACAGGCACGCACACGGCACCCACCGTGTCCGGCCCCGGCGTCATCACCGCCGACTTCAGAACGACAGGCAAGGTCAACGCGCGCCTCTCCGCAGCGCACGGCTGACAGCGCCGGCTGCCGCTCAGTCTTCCGGCGGCAGCTTCGGCTTGGACGCCTCCCGCTTGGCGGCGGCATCCCGCTTGCCGGTGCCTGCGGGCGTCGTTCGGTCCAGATGCGCCAGCACGCCGCGCATCGTGCGAACCTGCTGACGGTCCCAATTGGCATCGGACAGGACGAGCCGCAGGTTGCGCGACAGCTTGTCGGCCAGATTTTCGGGCCGGAAATAGCCTTTCGGCTTCAGCATCGCCACCAGATGCTCCCACAGGCCCGCAATATCCTCGCGCGTGGCCGGCGGATGCTGCGGCGGCGGGCTCGGCGCCACCCCATGCACCGCGCGGCGCCACTCATAGCTCATCAGCAAGACGGATTGAGCAATGTTGAGCGATGCGAACGCCGGATCCACCGGGAACGTCACGATGATGTTGGCGCGGGCCACCTCGTCATTTTCCAGCCCCCATTTCTCACGGCCGAACAGGATACCCGTCGCGTTGCCGGCGGCCGCCACCTGGCACAGTTCGGCCAGACCGTCCGCGGGGCCTTCCACGCGCTTGGTAATGTCCCGCCCCCGGCGCGTGGTCGCGATGACGAAATTGAGGTCGGCGATCGCATCGTCGAGCGTGTCGAACACCTGCGCATTGTCGATGACATGGCTGGCGCCTGCGGAGGCTGCGCCGGCGCGCTCGTTCGGCCAGCCGTCCCGCGGGGTGACGAGACGCAGGTCGGTCACGCCGAAATTGGCCATCGCTCTGGCGGCTGTGCCGATATTCTCGCCAAGCTGGGGTGAGGCCAGAATGATCGCCGGCGGGGCCACGCCTGTGGACGTCACAACTTTATCAGCGTCCCCGGTCATGCTAAGCCGTGCCGAGCACGCGGCATCCGCCGCGAGACGATTATTTCCGAACGTAAGGTCCTGGTATGGCGAAGATCAAGGTGGCGAACCCCGTCGTTGAACTCGACGGGGATGAGATGACCCGCATTATTTGGGCATATATCAAAGATAAACTGATCCACCCGTACCTCGATATCGATCTGGAATACTACGACCTTGGCATGGAGCACCGGGATGCCACGGACGATCAGGTGACCGTCGATGCGGCCAACGCGATCAAGCGCCACGGTGTCGGCGTCAAGTGCGCGACCATTACCCCGGACGAAGCCCGGGTGGAAGAATTCGGCCTCAAGAAGATGTACCGTTCCCCCAACGGAACGATCCGCAACATCCTTGGCGGCGTGATTTTCCGCGAGCCGATCATCTGCAAGAACGTGCCGCGGCTGGTGCCGGGCTGGACCAAGCCGATCATCATCGGGCGCCACGCCTTCGGCGACCAGTACCGCGCGACCGACTTTGTGGTCCCCGGCCCCGGCAAGCTCACCCTCACCTTCCAGCCCGAAGGCGGCGAGCCCGAAGTCCACGACGTGTACGACTACAAGGAATCCGGCGTTGCGATGGCGATGTACAACATCGACCCGTCGATCCGCGATTTCGCCCGCGCCTCGCTGAACTACGGCCTCCTGCGCGGCTACCCGGTCTACATGTCCACCAAGAACACGATCATGAAAGCCTATGACGGCCGCTTCAAGGACATCTTCCAGGAGATCTACGAGAAGGAATTCAAGGCCGAGTTCGAAAAGAAGGGCCTCACCTACGAGCACCGCCTGATCGACGACATGGTCGCCTCCGCCATGAAGTGGTCCGGCGGCTACGTCTGGGCCTGCAAGAACTACGACGGCGACGTCCAGTCCGACACGGTGGCCCAGGGCTTCGGTTCGCTCGGCCTGATGACCTCCGTGCTGATGACGCCGGACGGCGACACGGTGGAAGCGGAAGCCGCCCACGGCACCGTCACACGCCACTACCGCCAGCACGAGCGCGGCGAGCAGACCTCCACCAACTCCACCGCCTCGATCTTCGCGTGGTCCCGCGGCCTCGCCCACCGCGCCAAGCTCGACGACAATGACGCGCTGATGGAGTTTGCCCGCACCCTCGAGACCGCCACGGTCGGCGCCATCGAGAGCGGCCACATGACCAAGGATCTCGCGCTCCTCGTCGGCGCCGACCAGAAGTGGGAATCGACCACCGGCTTCCTCGACAGCGTTGCGGCCCGGCTGGAGAAGGAGATGGGCATCTCCGCCAGCTAGGCGATTTGCGGCCTCAGGGCCAGCATCCCGGCGATGTTTGAAGGGCGAGCTGCTGCGGCGGCTCGCCCTTCTTTTTTCTGGCAATCCGCTGCGTGGTCAGGGGTGGATGAATACCGTCCGATCGATCCGCAGGGTCTCGCCGTGCAGGGTCTTCAGCTCCAGCGGGAACGGCGGCCTTGCCAGAACCACGATGCCGCCCCCGTGCTCCAGCGGGTTGGTGACGACACAGCGGCCATCGCCGGCATCGCGCCTGTTCCGCGCTGCGATCGGCGGCTGGGCGACCTCTGCCCGAAATTTCGGGATCAGCGCCTGGATCTCTGCCTCGATGGTGCACCGGAGCGTGCTGTCCTGATCCAGCCGCTCCAGGTAGCCGGCGATCTGACGCGCAGTCTCGAAATGGCTGATGCGCTGGCGGAAGGTGTCGGATCGGACGAGGCCGCCGACGATGACGGTGAGGAATTCCACCGTCATATCCTGCGCGAACGGCCAGGGGCTGCTGCTGGCCCGTGCCTCACCGAAGAAAACGGCGAGGAGGCGCCCCCATTCGACCCGCACGCTCTCGTCAGGGATTTGCAACGGAACATCGCAAAACTCGGCGTCGAATCTTTCACCGGATAGGCTTTGGTACTTGGTGTTGATGTAGTTCATACACACACGCCCTTATGTATCGCGTTGCCAGCGCCGCCATGACTTTCGGCTGTATTTCAACCTTTCGAAAATGGCACCACAAGCTTACACCGCCTTCGGTTGAATTTTCCAAGCGAATAAGTCCCCAAAAATCAAAAAATACATATGTGGGAACTTAATTTTCACCGTTTCAACATAACTAATAACGCGAATTCTGCATATTTTTACATTTGACATCTATTTGCCTCCTTGCTCAAGTCTTTGCACGACGCCACACAGACGCTCAATGACGCAAGTCATTCATTTTTATTTGCAAAAGGTCGCTCACAACATGGTCACGAACACTGAGCATAGTACACGGCTCCATAAATCCCGCAGTGATATGGCCTCTGAATACGCGGAATTTGAGCAGTTGCCATCGGATCGACCGTCGACGAAACGTCTAAGCCTCGATGTTCCTGCCGAACTTCATACGCGCTTCAAGACATCGTGCAGCGCTACGGGTCGCAAGATGGCAAATGAACTGATGCGATTCGTTCTGGAACGAACGGAAGAACTTGAGATTGAGGCTGCAGAAGCGAGAAAACCACGGCGTTAGCCGCAACTTTAATTTGCACAAATGCTGAGGCTGCGTGAGTTGATCCGCAATCCGTGCATCAACTCCCAAACGCCGAATCTGGCTCATTACTCACGCCAGGCTCTGCCCGGCCCCATTCGTCGCACTGATTTCATATGCGCGGAAAATGAGTGCGACTTGTCCGGGGTTAAATTCAGCGGGCCTTTACTGGTGGCCGCAGGCATAGACGAACGGTCGCAATACCGTTTTACACTAACACAAAATCCATCATTTGTGGTTTTGTAGTAGTTCTCCTGTCTCTGGCCTCCCGAAGATAAAGGCAATGCGGCGAAACTACGGCGCAACGCCTCGAATTTGGCAGAAATACGACGCAAGGTCGGATTTGCACCTTTACACAACCTTCGATTGTTAATATCCAGTGTATAGCTGGTTTCCGGAGGTTGATGTGTCTGAGCGGTTGGCCCTGAAAGAGCGGATTTGCACCGAAATCCTCTATGCCCTTCACGACTTCGGTGATGGAGCGATCACGGATCTTTCCGAAATTGCCAACGCCCTCATGCCCCTGCTCGGTAGTGGCTCCGCGGCCCACCGACCCGACATTCCGCTCTACGCCGAAATCCGCGCCGCACTCGACGCTGCGCCAAGCACCTAATTCTGGCGGCGCACCCATCGCCGGCTGTCACCGGACACAAACCATCACCCCCACCCACCGGTGCGCATGGTCCGGGAAAGCGTGCCGCGTTTGCTGCCGTCTCGCTCAGAGCTTGATGACGTATTCCTTGGTGGTGGTCTCGATAACCTCCCACGTGCCCTTGGAGCCTGGACGCAGGATGAAACTGTCGCCGGCTCTCACGGTCCGCGCCTCTCCCCCCTCCTCCGCGATGACGGAGTGGCCTTCGAGGACATGGCAGAACTCCCACTTTTCGTAGTGGCCGATGGGCACCCCTCAGGGCTGCAGGATTCCATGGCGAAGCTGGCAGTGAAGCCTTCAACAAACCCGGAAATGAACGCATTCTCCGCATCGATTGTGCTGACACCACCCAGCCGCAGCTCGGCCACAAGCCGGTTTTGCAGCGTCTTGTTCGCTCGTTTCGCACGCCCCTTCGCCTGCGGGGTGTTGGCGCGGATGATGTTGATCTCGCCGAGCGCCTAGGCAAATTGAGTTATTTTATATTGCTCGTTCAGAGTGATGATCACGTTATGTGCCAGGCGAAATATCTAGAGAAGACCTGAATAATATGCGCGTTTTTTTAGTGTCCGACACTCGATCAGGCAATGGATTCATTTACCGCTTAACCAGATGCGGCTCGCAGCGATCTTGAGCGCGGCGAGGAAGTTGTTGGGGCGGCGGTCATAGCGGGTGGTAAGACCACGGAATTGTTTGATGGGGTTGAACAAGCGCCCCACCAGATTGCGGTAGCGGTAGCTAACCGGGCTGAACGGGAAGATATCCTTGCAGATGACCCCTGGCGGCATGTTGGCCCATACGCCGCACGATGCGGCATGGTCTCGGATCGCGTTCGTGTCGCAGGCGCGGTCGACGATCAGGATGTCTCTGTCGTGATTGTCCGGGACCGCATCCGGAATGCGATCCCAGATCCCAGCAGCCCGTTATCTTTCGAAGCGATTGTAGAGCCTTGTCCTCGCGCCGTAACGCTCCGGAATATCCCGCCACAAAGTGCCGGAGCGGAACCGCCGGAAAATTCCGTTGATCACCCGCCGGTCGTCAACACGCGGCACACCGCGCACCCTGGTCGGCAAGAGCGACAGAGCGATCGCGCATTCCCTGTCCGTCAGGTTGTGCAGGTCCATGCCCCCCTCCCAATCACGGGTCGATCCGAAACGATAAAATTAGACCGATCATTAATGGGGCCACTCCCTAGGCCGCTCGCATGTTGCCGAGGAATGTTGTCACCTCCCGTCGCAGCGCCAGCGACTGGTCGGCGAGGCGTGTCGAGGAATCGACTGCCTGTGCCGAGCTGTCGCCGGTCGCCGAGATGTCGCCGGCCATATCGCGCACGATGTCGGTGACGTCGCTCGAGCCGCGCGCGGCGAGCTGGATGTTGCTTGAAATCTCGGTCGTTGCCGCGCGTTGCTGATCGACCGATGATGAGATGGACAGGGTAACCGTATTCAGCTTCTCGATCGTCTCAGCGATGGCCTGGATGGAATCCACCGACGTGGTTATCCGCGCCTGAACGCCGGAAATCTGGCCGCCGATCTCGTTCGACGCGGCGGCGGACTGGGACGCGAGTGATTTGACCTCGGACGCCACCACCGCGAACCCCTTGCCCGCATCTCCCGCGCGGGCGGCCTCGATGGTGGCGTTGAGGGCCAGAAGGTTCGTCTGATTGGCAATGTCGGAAATCAGCCCGACGATAGAGCCGATGCGCCCCGACGCCTCGCGCAGGTCGTTGACGTTGTCGCGCACCAACATCGCAGCGTCCACCGCCGTTTTGCACTCGCTTGCGGAGCGATTGGCCTGACCTGCGATCTCCTGGATCGAGACGCTGAGCTCCTCTGCTGCGGCCGCAACCCGCCCCACATTCTCGGATGCTGAATCCGACTTGTCGGCAACGTCGGAGGCGCGCTGCTGGGC
This window encodes:
- a CDS encoding RNA methyltransferase translates to MTGDADKVVTSTGVAPPAIILASPQLGENIGTAARAMANFGVTDLRLVTPRDGWPNERAGAASAGASHVIDNAQVFDTLDDAIADLNFVIATTRRGRDITKRVEGPADGLAELCQVAAAGNATGILFGREKWGLENDEVARANIIVTFPVDPAFASLNIAQSVLLMSYEWRRAVHGVAPSPPPQHPPATREDIAGLWEHLVAMLKPKGYFRPENLADKLSRNLRLVLSDANWDRQQVRTMRGVLAHLDRTTPAGTGKRDAAAKREASKPKLPPED
- a CDS encoding NADP-dependent isocitrate dehydrogenase, with translation MAKIKVANPVVELDGDEMTRIIWAYIKDKLIHPYLDIDLEYYDLGMEHRDATDDQVTVDAANAIKRHGVGVKCATITPDEARVEEFGLKKMYRSPNGTIRNILGGVIFREPIICKNVPRLVPGWTKPIIIGRHAFGDQYRATDFVVPGPGKLTLTFQPEGGEPEVHDVYDYKESGVAMAMYNIDPSIRDFARASLNYGLLRGYPVYMSTKNTIMKAYDGRFKDIFQEIYEKEFKAEFEKKGLTYEHRLIDDMVASAMKWSGGYVWACKNYDGDVQSDTVAQGFGSLGLMTSVLMTPDGDTVEAEAAHGTVTRHYRQHERGEQTSTNSTASIFAWSRGLAHRAKLDDNDALMEFARTLETATVGAIESGHMTKDLALLVGADQKWESTTGFLDSVAARLEKEMGISAS